A stretch of the Chlorobiota bacterium genome encodes the following:
- a CDS encoding MBL fold metallo-hydrolase — translation MLITVLIITILISIIFILKGVYSPNYKGEISDHFNGTEFYSPYNKSEVKGIKILLKWILHREKGVWNKVSNLESVLKRNYINSLGDLDIVFINHSTFIIRIDGITIITDPVFDKCVGLFGIYGPKRMQPTGLKINELMKVDLVLISHNHYDHLDIISLKKIFRKYSPKILTPLGVGNYLKMNNINNYYDLDWWDETEVNSEISIVCVPANHFSGRGLTDRNKTLWCGYIIKSKYGFVYFVGDTGYDEKLFKEIGKKFGDISLSLIPIGAFKPEWFMSPVHVSPEQAIKIHFDVKSIKSIAMHWGTFQLADDGMYEPKTLLDSLTDEMGIENFIALKNGESIKIR, via the coding sequence ATGCTAATTACAGTTTTAATTATAACTATTCTAATTTCAATAATATTTATTTTAAAAGGAGTTTATTCGCCAAATTATAAAGGGGAAATTTCAGATCATTTTAATGGAACAGAATTTTATTCACCTTATAATAAATCTGAAGTTAAAGGAATTAAAATTTTGTTAAAATGGATTTTACATAGAGAAAAAGGTGTTTGGAATAAAGTTTCTAATCTTGAATCAGTCTTAAAAAGAAATTATATTAATAGCTTAGGTGATCTAGATATTGTATTTATAAATCATTCTACATTTATTATTCGAATAGATGGAATAACTATAATTACTGACCCAGTATTTGATAAATGTGTAGGATTGTTTGGAATTTATGGACCAAAAAGGATGCAACCAACTGGTTTGAAAATTAATGAGTTAATGAAAGTTGATTTAGTTTTAATTAGCCATAATCATTATGATCATTTGGATATAATTTCATTAAAGAAAATTTTTAGAAAATATTCACCAAAGATATTAACTCCTTTAGGTGTTGGTAATTATCTTAAAATGAATAATATAAATAATTATTATGATTTAGATTGGTGGGATGAAACAGAAGTTAATTCTGAGATATCAATTGTTTGTGTACCAGCAAATCACTTTTCTGGAAGAGGGTTAACAGACCGAAATAAAACATTATGGTGTGGATATATTATAAAATCAAAATACGGATTTGTTTATTTTGTTGGTGATACTGGGTATGATGAGAAATTGTTTAAGGAGATTGGTAAGAAATTTGGTGATATATCTCTATCATTAATTCCTATTGGGGCATTCAAACCAGAGTGGTTTATGTCACCAGTACATGTGTCACCAGAACAAGCTATTAAAATTCATTTTGATGTTAAATCAATCAAAAGCATAGCTATGCATTGGGGAACTTTCCAATTAGCAGATGATGGAATGTACGAACCAAAAACTTTGTTAGATTCATTAACAGATGAAATGGGAATTGAAAATTTTATTGCTTTAAAAAATGGAGAATCTATTAAAATTAGGTAA
- a CDS encoding ABC transporter substrate-binding protein: MLISFILISCNKDKKQISVQDSKSKYGGSYVINILRGSPNALDPVLINSKHADDISSQIYDRLIDLNEKLILVPELTKSLPTISDDGLKYIFNLRTDVYFHDNKCFQDGKGRKMIASDVKYSLLRCCDPRTRSVQFWAFQDKVKGATAYFNSINSSKKEIDVPGFKVENDSTFIIELITPYSPFIYSLVNSLGFIVPKEAIDYYKEDYFRNPVGTGPFVFDKWSQNEEIILKRNSKYWGKSSGGEQLPFLDEIKFTFIKDDKVMFSNFTNGDLSECWNIPTELFKSVVDVNTLKLKNEFIDFQLQHSAAMLTWFFDMNTVKFPFNNVDVRRSFNFAIDKDKIVKYVLENSPFSSANNGITPPVFHGYDVNSINGYKFNVAKAQELLQKAGYKNGVNFPEVVLTIYPEPRLQQVAEAVQDMLQKNLNIKVKIQQIDFPQLMSQAESGKISFWGTRWYGDYPDPETYLNLLNGKLVPKSDTLPSYPNSTRYNNEEFNKLFLKAVQTNDQKLRLDLYKQAEQIAINEAPIIPITYERHFRLLKKNVRNNPLDAMARYDLIKEVYLDDN, translated from the coding sequence ATGTTAATTAGTTTTATTTTAATTTCTTGTAATAAAGATAAAAAACAAATATCAGTTCAAGATTCAAAAAGTAAATATGGAGGAAGTTATGTAATTAACATACTAAGAGGAAGCCCTAATGCTCTAGATCCTGTATTAATCAATTCAAAGCATGCAGATGATATCTCATCACAAATATATGATCGACTTATTGATTTAAATGAAAAATTAATTCTGGTTCCTGAGTTAACAAAGTCCCTACCAACAATTTCAGATGATGGATTAAAATACATTTTCAACTTAAGAACAGATGTTTATTTTCATGATAATAAATGTTTTCAAGATGGAAAAGGAAGAAAAATGATAGCAAGTGATGTTAAGTATTCACTTTTAAGATGTTGTGATCCAAGAACTAGATCTGTACAATTTTGGGCTTTTCAAGATAAAGTTAAAGGAGCTACAGCCTATTTTAATTCAATCAATTCTAGTAAAAAGGAAATAGATGTTCCAGGTTTTAAAGTAGAGAATGATTCAACTTTTATAATTGAGTTAATTACTCCTTATTCACCATTTATATATTCACTTGTAAACTCATTAGGATTTATTGTTCCTAAAGAAGCAATTGATTACTATAAGGAAGATTATTTTAGAAATCCTGTTGGTACTGGTCCTTTTGTATTTGATAAATGGTCTCAAAATGAAGAAATAATTTTAAAGAGAAACTCAAAATATTGGGGTAAATCAAGTGGTGGTGAGCAACTTCCATTTTTAGATGAAATTAAATTTACTTTTATAAAAGATGATAAAGTAATGTTTAGTAATTTCACAAATGGTGATTTAAGTGAATGTTGGAATATTCCTACTGAGCTTTTTAAATCTGTTGTTGATGTAAATACTTTGAAATTAAAAAATGAATTTATAGATTTCCAACTGCAACATTCTGCAGCAATGTTAACTTGGTTTTTTGATATGAATACTGTTAAATTTCCATTTAACAATGTTGATGTAAGAAGATCATTTAATTTCGCTATTGATAAAGATAAAATAGTAAAGTATGTATTAGAAAACTCACCATTTTCATCTGCTAACAATGGAATTACGCCACCAGTATTTCATGGATATGATGTAAACAGTATTAATGGATATAAATTTAATGTGGCTAAAGCTCAAGAATTACTTCAAAAAGCTGGTTATAAAAATGGAGTAAATTTCCCTGAAGTAGTATTGACAATTTACCCAGAGCCAAGATTACAACAAGTAGCAGAGGCAGTTCAAGATATGTTGCAGAAAAATTTAAATATCAAAGTTAAAATACAGCAAATTGATTTTCCACAGTTAATGTCTCAAGCTGAATCTGGGAAAATATCATTTTGGGGAACTAGATGGTATGGAGATTATCCTGACCCAGAAACATACTTAAATCTATTAAATGGGAAACTTGTACCAAAATCAGATACTCTTCCAAGTTATCCTAATAGTACTAGATATAATAATGAAGAATTTAACAAACTTTTTTTAAAAGCAGTTCAAACAAATGACCAAAAATTAAGGTTAGATTTATATAAACAGGCAGAACAAATAGCAATTAATGAAGCACCAATTATACCAATTACTTATGAAAGACATTTTAGATTACTTAAAAAAAATGTTAGAAATAATCCTCTTGATGCAATGGCAAGGTATGATTTAATCAAAGAAGTATATCTCGATGATAATTAA
- a CDS encoding ferritin-like domain-containing protein has protein sequence MTNDQICNVLNQILGFELAGSNMYLHFSYFVKGQDRVQLSQWFRTQASEGIMHGTLVGDKIVSLGGVPITQPGDGKYNPSNPNEIVYSVKYSDVNEMLKIAVHFEKTTFNKYKELIDCIGEGDDSNFTTTKLKMFLENIMIQEIEHIDEVEKMLDR, from the coding sequence ATGACTAACGATCAAATATGTAATGTTCTTAATCAAATTTTAGGTTTTGAACTTGCTGGCTCTAATATGTATCTTCATTTTTCTTACTTTGTGAAAGGTCAAGATAGAGTTCAATTATCACAATGGTTTAGAACTCAAGCGAGTGAAGGAATTATGCATGGCACTTTGGTGGGAGATAAAATTGTTTCATTAGGTGGTGTTCCAATAACCCAACCAGGAGATGGTAAATATAATCCATCAAATCCAAATGAAATTGTTTATTCAGTAAAATATTCAGATGTGAATGAAATGTTAAAAATTGCAGTTCATTTTGAAAAGACTACATTTAATAAATATAAAGAACTTATTGATTGCATTGGTGAAGGAGATGATAGCAATTTTACAACGACTAAGCTTAAAATGTTTTTAGAAAACATTATGATTCAAGAAATTGAACATATTGATGAAGTTGAAAAAATGTTAGATAGGTAA
- the dnaX gene encoding DNA polymerase III subunit gamma/tau has protein sequence MTDNKNNSYQVTARKWRPIEFASVLGQEHITQTLINAIISGRLHHAYLFNGPRGVGKTTTARILAKALNCLNPSENKEPCNKCDSCTQILEGRSMDVVEIDGASNNSVDDIRKLRENARYPPISGKFKLYIIDEVHMLSTSAFNALLKTLEEPPKHLIFIFATTEPHKLPATILSRCQRFDFKRMQINDIVSRLKFIAEKENIKIDDDSLIIIARKADGSMRDSQSIFDQVVAFCGLDIKFDKVNSALSIIDQGFYFRVTDMINSKSTSQAFEIVSDIIISGYDIQEFLIGLSEHFRNFLTVIINSNSKLIEAARSYIEKYESDSNLFQQGDIIRSLQLTLQAQQNIKFASQPRLRLELLLTQLATMDSVLKIEELISIITNSNSFEGIEDSLNVNSISKPNSVIEEKKKYSLVNKAIDSTQNGFKKELGNKEIVENFKKGITENLENNIKKKTDLTIDFLNTNWDLFLKTITEKPSIFNQITNLFPSEIVDKSVKIYVENQTSFSMLNRSLEYINIKFNKYFGNNYSLEFLLGKNPSIKDLGLIDSNLNNEINNPYLKGIIELLNATKVL, from the coding sequence ATGACTGATAATAAAAATAATTCATACCAAGTTACTGCTCGTAAATGGCGACCTATAGAATTTGCATCAGTACTAGGTCAGGAACATATTACCCAAACTTTAATTAATGCAATTATAAGTGGAAGATTGCATCATGCTTATTTGTTTAATGGTCCTCGAGGTGTAGGCAAAACAACAACTGCTAGAATTTTAGCTAAAGCACTAAATTGTTTAAATCCTTCTGAAAACAAAGAACCATGTAATAAATGTGATTCATGTACGCAAATACTTGAAGGCAGATCAATGGATGTTGTTGAGATTGATGGAGCTTCTAATAATTCTGTTGACGACATAAGAAAATTAAGAGAAAATGCAAGGTATCCACCTATTTCTGGAAAGTTTAAACTTTATATAATTGATGAAGTTCATATGTTATCTACTTCAGCTTTTAATGCTTTGTTAAAAACTTTAGAAGAACCACCGAAACATTTAATTTTCATATTTGCTACAACTGAACCACATAAGTTGCCAGCAACAATTCTATCAAGATGTCAAAGATTTGATTTTAAAAGGATGCAAATAAATGATATCGTTAGTAGGTTAAAATTTATTGCTGAAAAAGAAAATATTAAAATTGATGATGATTCACTTATTATTATAGCCAGAAAAGCAGATGGATCGATGAGAGATTCGCAATCTATTTTTGATCAAGTTGTGGCTTTTTGTGGATTAGATATAAAATTTGATAAGGTAAATTCTGCTCTTAGTATAATTGATCAAGGATTTTATTTCAGAGTTACAGATATGATTAATAGTAAATCAACTTCTCAAGCTTTTGAAATTGTTTCAGATATTATTATAAGTGGTTATGATATTCAAGAATTTCTAATTGGACTATCAGAACATTTCAGAAATTTTTTAACAGTAATTATAAATAGTAATTCTAAGTTAATTGAAGCAGCCCGCAGTTATATTGAGAAATATGAATCAGATTCTAATTTATTTCAACAGGGTGATATTATAAGAAGTTTGCAATTAACTCTTCAAGCTCAACAGAATATTAAATTTGCATCACAACCTAGATTAAGATTAGAATTGTTACTAACTCAATTGGCAACTATGGATAGTGTTTTAAAGATAGAAGAATTAATTTCTATAATAACTAATTCTAATTCATTTGAAGGAATTGAGGATAGTTTAAATGTTAATTCAATTTCAAAGCCAAACTCAGTTATTGAAGAAAAAAAAAAGTACTCCTTAGTAAATAAGGCTATTGATTCAACTCAAAATGGATTTAAAAAAGAACTAGGGAATAAAGAGATAGTTGAAAATTTTAAGAAAGGAATTACTGAAAATTTAGAAAATAATATTAAAAAAAAAACTGATTTAACTATTGATTTCTTAAATACAAATTGGGACTTATTTTTAAAAACAATTACAGAAAAACCTTCAATTTTTAATCAGATCACAAATCTTTTTCCCTCAGAAATAGTAGATAAATCAGTTAAAATCTATGTTGAAAATCAAACTTCATTTTCAATGTTAAATAGAAGTTTAGAATATATAAATATAAAATTTAATAAGTACTTTGGAAATAATTATAGTTTAGAGTTTTTATTAGGAAAAAATCCTTCAATTAAAGATTTAGGATTGATAGATAGCAATTTGAATAATGAAATTAATAATCCTTATCTAAAGGGTATAATTGAGTTATTAAATGCTACTAAAGTTTTATAA
- a CDS encoding inorganic phosphate transporter — protein sequence MFGLETNLGILFIASIIAACVFEFVNGFHDTANAVATVIYTRSLKPYQAVIWSGFCNFLGVMFGGIGVAMGIIKLLPLIDMANAGIHEGIALLLGMIVSAIIWNLFTWKLGLPCSSSHTMIGSIIGVGLMFSYFHSNGDGIDWTKAIEIGASLLVSPLFGFASAIVLMFLGRQFLKGNKSKRDVIFNIPSPNSVPPTWIRIILFITCTSVSFFHGSNDGQKGVGLVLIILMTFFPLQYALNSNFSPDELSKSIINIERISKLEGIDNVYQEIDISKKSIYEFTLLNNTLNKLKLRKNLIALTKSLGEELKLGKKFINTESKSILKVEIENLKKNFEFVPFWVILMISLSLGIGTTIGWKRIVVTIGEKIGKSHLTYAEGAAAEIVAAITIGLSSGFGLPVSTTHILSSGIAGAMTATKGVKNLQANTIKNIVIAWVLTMPVCMILSASLYWIFRIFI from the coding sequence ATGTTCGGATTAGAGACAAACTTAGGTATCTTATTTATTGCAAGTATTATTGCAGCATGTGTTTTTGAATTTGTTAACGGATTTCATGATACTGCAAATGCAGTTGCAACAGTTATTTATACCAGATCTTTAAAACCATATCAAGCTGTAATTTGGTCTGGCTTCTGTAACTTTTTAGGAGTTATGTTTGGTGGAATAGGAGTTGCTATGGGTATAATTAAATTACTCCCTTTAATTGATATGGCTAATGCTGGAATACATGAAGGAATAGCATTGTTGTTAGGAATGATTGTTTCAGCTATAATTTGGAATCTATTTACTTGGAAATTAGGATTGCCTTGTTCAAGTTCTCATACCATGATTGGGTCAATTATTGGAGTTGGTTTAATGTTTAGTTATTTTCATTCAAATGGAGATGGAATAGATTGGACAAAAGCAATTGAAATTGGGGCTTCATTATTAGTTTCACCTCTTTTTGGATTTGCATCTGCTATTGTTTTAATGTTTTTGGGAAGACAATTTTTAAAAGGAAATAAAAGTAAAAGAGATGTAATATTCAATATTCCTTCACCTAATTCAGTTCCACCAACTTGGATTAGAATTATTCTGTTTATAACATGCACCTCAGTAAGTTTTTTTCATGGTTCAAATGATGGGCAAAAAGGGGTTGGTTTAGTGTTAATTATTTTGATGACTTTTTTCCCATTACAATATGCATTGAATTCAAATTTCAGTCCAGATGAATTATCAAAATCTATAATAAATATTGAAAGAATATCTAAATTAGAAGGTATTGATAATGTATATCAAGAAATAGATATTTCTAAAAAATCAATATATGAATTCACTTTACTAAATAATACTCTTAACAAACTAAAACTAAGAAAAAACTTAATTGCTTTAACTAAATCATTAGGTGAAGAATTGAAATTAGGTAAGAAATTTATTAATACTGAAAGTAAATCTATTTTAAAAGTAGAAATAGAAAATTTAAAAAAGAATTTTGAGTTTGTACCATTTTGGGTAATCTTGATGATTTCTTTATCATTAGGAATTGGAACTACTATAGGGTGGAAAAGGATAGTTGTAACAATTGGAGAAAAAATTGGTAAGTCTCATTTAACATATGCTGAAGGAGCAGCTGCTGAAATTGTAGCAGCTATTACTATAGGTTTAAGCTCAGGATTTGGTTTGCCTGTAAGCACTACACATATCTTATCATCAGGAATTGCTGGGGCTATGACTGCTACAAAAGGAGTAAAAAATTTACAAGCAAATACAATTAAAAATATTGTTATTGCATGGGTTCTAACAATGCCTGTATGTATGATATTATCTGCAAGTTTATATTGGATTTTTAGGATATTCATTTAA
- a CDS encoding MGMT family protein produces the protein MKKNYDFYQQVYEVIEKIPIGKVTTYGDIAESLGVMRSARLVGSALRAIGMSSLPCHRVVNKSGELTGKHAFNPPTLMKELLLKEGIEFINERVDIKKHLWIP, from the coding sequence ATGAAAAAGAATTACGACTTTTATCAACAAGTTTACGAAGTTATAGAAAAAATACCAATTGGTAAGGTTACAACTTATGGTGATATTGCAGAAAGTTTAGGAGTTATGCGCTCTGCAAGGTTAGTTGGAAGTGCTTTAAGAGCAATTGGTATGTCTAGTTTACCTTGCCATAGAGTTGTTAATAAATCTGGTGAATTAACAGGGAAGCATGCCTTTAATCCCCCTACATTAATGAAAGAATTGCTATTAAAAGAAGGAATAGAATTTATAAATGAAAGAGTTGATATTAAAAAACATTTGTGGATTCCATGA
- a CDS encoding RluA family pseudouridine synthase, whose protein sequence is MIDNKVIQTYIISVDKGQSPERIDSFLTRLTSNATRNKVQHAIDNGSVLVNNKMTKSNYKVRPFDEIQVTILKPPPIELIAEDIPIEIIYEDDDLLIVNKPAGLVTHPGFGNRTGTLINAVLFHVGKSILDAVSISYDEDIKQDDSKELNGDVGNLPELRPGIVHRLDKDTTGIMVVAKNFQSLTNLAQQFANRTIERRYWALAWGKFKLDEGMIEGNIARSKSNRKLMAVTREDGKIAITHFKVLERFDYATLLELKLETGRTHQIRVHTKHVGNPLFGDKDYGGDKPIIGISNKQKKKIIQMLDSINRQALHAKTLGFKHPRTKEYMSFNSDLPDDMKYLIEQLRLK, encoded by the coding sequence ATGATTGATAATAAAGTAATACAAACATATATTATTTCAGTAGATAAAGGTCAAAGTCCAGAAAGAATTGACTCCTTTTTAACAAGATTAACTTCTAATGCAACTAGAAACAAAGTACAACATGCAATAGATAATGGTTCAGTATTAGTAAATAACAAAATGACTAAATCTAACTATAAAGTTAGACCTTTTGATGAAATACAAGTTACCATTTTAAAACCGCCTCCTATTGAATTAATTGCAGAGGATATTCCAATTGAAATTATATATGAAGATGACGATTTATTAATAGTTAACAAACCGGCAGGATTAGTAACTCATCCTGGCTTTGGGAACAGAACTGGTACACTTATAAATGCAGTTCTATTTCATGTTGGAAAATCTATTTTAGATGCAGTTTCTATTTCTTATGATGAAGATATTAAACAGGACGATTCAAAAGAATTAAATGGAGATGTAGGAAATTTACCAGAGTTAAGACCAGGAATTGTACATAGATTAGATAAAGATACTACTGGAATAATGGTAGTTGCAAAGAATTTTCAATCTCTTACTAACTTAGCTCAACAGTTTGCCAATAGAACTATTGAACGAAGATATTGGGCTCTTGCTTGGGGTAAATTCAAATTAGATGAAGGGATGATTGAAGGAAATATAGCTAGATCTAAATCTAATAGAAAATTAATGGCAGTAACTAGAGAAGATGGTAAAATTGCAATTACACACTTTAAAGTTCTTGAAAGATTTGATTATGCAACATTATTAGAATTGAAACTTGAAACTGGAAGAACACATCAAATAAGAGTACATACAAAGCATGTAGGCAATCCATTATTTGGTGATAAAGATTACGGTGGCGATAAACCAATAATTGGTATTAGTAATAAACAGAAAAAAAAAATTATTCAAATGTTAGATTCAATAAATCGACAAGCTTTACATGCTAAAACTTTGGGATTTAAACATCCACGAACAAAAGAATATATGTCCTTCAATTCAGATCTTCCAGATGATATGAAATACTTAATTGAACAATTAAGGTTGAAATAA
- a CDS encoding OmpA family protein: MKLLEKLSIIVFLFTLTSITIFKVNAKPINSTYVRLLPIFFKANSSEIDTTVGLNESNMPTLLDAIKVKCNKVTLTIQGHCSSQEKKQPQLSKARAEAVKNWLIRNGVPSNRITGISVIGSKVDLVSEPRSKSARSVMDSKLLQLIEGKNRYVDFLMSEACSESD; the protein is encoded by the coding sequence ATGAAACTATTAGAGAAATTATCAATTATTGTCTTTTTATTTACATTAACTTCTATAACAATATTTAAGGTTAATGCAAAGCCAATTAATTCAACATATGTTAGATTACTACCTATTTTTTTTAAAGCAAATAGCTCTGAAATTGATACAACTGTTGGTTTAAATGAATCTAATATGCCAACCCTTTTAGATGCAATAAAAGTTAAATGTAATAAAGTTACATTAACTATTCAAGGACATTGCAGCTCACAAGAAAAGAAACAACCTCAATTATCTAAAGCTCGAGCAGAGGCAGTAAAAAATTGGTTAATCAGAAATGGAGTTCCTTCAAATAGAATTACTGGTATCTCTGTTATTGGAAGTAAAGTAGATTTAGTTTCTGAGCCAAGATCAAAATCTGCACGTTCTGTAATGGATTCAAAGTTATTACAATTAATTGAAGGTAAAAATAGATATGTAGATTTTCTAATGTCCGAAGCATGCTCAGAAAGTGATTAA
- a CDS encoding DUF2723 domain-containing protein codes for MIKFNNFITIKSAAIISSIIAAVVYYITMNPTYGFIDHGELATVASTLGVAHPTGYPTLILLGFLFTKIIPFENVFSLNLLSVLLCSLSVFNLTFLFDYILKRSVNPSKFKLQKKKNLHKNSNRNKIDLALSLDTKSIDVSNQESTSKSISLISAFSALCVATSSLWWGQSNGFEAYPLHLFFMPLITLLFIKFVDLELLNSDQISIKKTTIQGNIFVLILGLSFTNHMMTILFAPAFIFYYFINLKINKKSFLRLIYLTPSFIIGLLPYLILPIIAFTRPRLNWGNVVSLKNFFSHFFANQYRVWMFQNSESFKSQSLDFFKLLPTEFGIIGMIVIIVGVKYWFTKNKPFLLFCLLILLSNLIYSGGYDIPDIMNYYVGSIFSLSILFVGGLKYLIEKFNVAIITSIALVIILLNVFCNFSSVNESNNFLVKDYTNNVLDNLPKNSILFSSQWDFFVSGSMYEQIVNKKREDVIIIDPELMRRSWYINQLDYNNPSLMIGIESIKSKFLEQVKLFESDMPYNPTEIQSAYVGLIDGIIKNNYDKKSILFSGAKDEGFAKGYNRVPYHLALLLTKDENYVPQNYVNYSFRKMIKETTGIDSYFQPKQNYYTLKLNEIYCRYITARMNYETNFNKQELIPKYKQLLEKFMINIDLNDLKNDSYKSQKLMTPIQEYFLDLENKLKR; via the coding sequence ATGATAAAATTCAATAATTTTATAACTATAAAATCTGCCGCAATTATTTCTTCTATAATTGCGGCAGTTGTATATTACATTACAATGAATCCAACCTATGGTTTTATTGATCATGGTGAATTAGCAACTGTTGCATCTACACTTGGAGTTGCACATCCAACTGGCTATCCTACTTTAATACTTTTAGGTTTTCTATTTACTAAAATTATTCCATTTGAAAATGTTTTTTCACTCAATTTATTATCAGTATTATTATGTTCTTTGAGTGTTTTTAATTTAACATTTTTGTTTGATTACATTTTAAAAAGAAGTGTTAATCCAAGTAAATTTAAATTACAAAAAAAGAAAAATTTACATAAGAACTCAAATCGCAATAAAATTGATTTAGCTTTAAGCTTAGATACCAAATCAATTGATGTTTCTAATCAAGAATCTACAAGTAAATCAATTAGTTTAATTTCTGCTTTTTCAGCTCTTTGCGTTGCAACATCTTCATTATGGTGGGGTCAAAGTAATGGATTTGAAGCATATCCATTACATCTTTTTTTTATGCCACTAATAACATTATTATTTATAAAATTTGTAGATTTAGAACTTTTGAATAGTGATCAAATTTCTATCAAAAAAACTACAATTCAGGGTAACATATTTGTTTTGATTTTAGGTTTGTCATTTACAAATCACATGATGACAATACTATTTGCACCTGCATTTATATTCTATTATTTTATTAATTTAAAAATTAATAAAAAGAGTTTTTTAAGATTGATATATTTAACACCTTCATTTATTATCGGGCTTTTACCATATTTAATACTTCCTATAATTGCATTTACAAGACCAAGGCTTAATTGGGGAAACGTAGTTTCTTTAAAAAATTTTTTTAGTCATTTTTTTGCAAATCAATATAGAGTTTGGATGTTTCAAAATAGCGAATCTTTTAAAAGTCAAAGTCTTGATTTCTTTAAGTTGTTACCTACTGAATTTGGTATTATTGGAATGATTGTTATAATTGTTGGTGTTAAATATTGGTTCACTAAAAACAAACCTTTTCTACTTTTTTGTTTATTGATTTTACTATCAAATTTAATTTATTCAGGAGGGTATGATATACCAGATATAATGAATTATTATGTTGGATCAATTTTTTCATTAAGTATTTTATTTGTAGGAGGATTGAAGTATTTAATAGAAAAATTTAATGTAGCTATTATCACTTCAATTGCTTTAGTAATAATTCTATTAAACGTATTTTGTAACTTTTCATCTGTAAATGAAAGCAATAATTTCTTAGTAAAAGATTACACTAATAATGTACTAGATAACTTACCAAAAAATTCAATATTATTTTCATCTCAGTGGGATTTTTTTGTATCTGGAAGTATGTATGAACAAATTGTTAATAAGAAAAGGGAAGATGTAATAATAATTGATCCTGAGCTTATGAGAAGATCTTGGTACATTAATCAACTTGATTATAATAATCCAAGTTTGATGATTGGTATAGAATCAATTAAAAGTAAGTTCCTTGAGCAAGTTAAATTATTTGAATCTGATATGCCATATAATCCAACAGAGATTCAAAGTGCTTATGTTGGTTTGATTGATGGTATTATAAAAAATAATTATGATAAGAAATCAATTTTATTTAGTGGTGCTAAAGATGAAGGTTTTGCAAAGGGATATAATAGAGTTCCATATCATTTAGCATTGTTATTAACTAAAGATGAAAATTATGTTCCACAAAATTATGTTAATTATAGTTTTAGGAAAATGATAAAAGAAACTACTGGTATTGATTCTTATTTTCAACCAAAACAAAATTATTATACTTTAAAATTAAACGAAATTTATTGTAGGTATATTACTGCAAGAATGAATTATGAAACTAATTTTAACAAGCAAGAATTAATACCTAAATATAAACAACTACTTGAAAAATTTATGATAAATATTGATTTAAATGATTTAAAGAATGATAGTTATAAATCACAAAAATTGATGACTCCCATTCAAGAATATTTTTTAGATTTGGAAAATAAACTTAAAAGATAA